The following are encoded in a window of Pelecanus crispus isolate bPelCri1 chromosome 6, bPelCri1.pri, whole genome shotgun sequence genomic DNA:
- the LOC142593703 gene encoding protein RIC-3-like: MLNSVPLLQQEITLPSFPSTYYCLACTLEFLHMCVSKSERAENPPVYDNSDCFKRKQDTLPVDYPDLSQPSAEKLAERMEDMEDEEHLCNETLLSDLTIGREERVLHHSQSTEECCCCYEDDDPAVIAENAGFHSESCSEAEESTQEDLSVESENENAALKKQKASDSDETGTLRKRNTKGLE, from the exons ATGCTAAACAGTGTGCCACTTCTCCAGCAAGAAATCACCCTACCGTCATTCCCCAGCACATACTACTGCCTTGCCTGCACACTGGAGTTCCTCCACATGT GTGTCAGTAAATCAGAGAGGGCTGAAAACCCTCCTGTGTATGATAATTCCGATTGCTTCAAGCGCAAACAGGACACACTCCCTGTAGATTACCCTGACCTAAGCCAGCCCTCTGcagaaaagctggcagaaaGAATGGAGGACATGGAAGATGAGGAGCATCTGTGCAATGAAACCCTGCTATCTGATCTCACCATAGGAAGGG AGGAGAGGGTCCTTCATCACAGCCAAAGCACTGAGGAGTGCTGCTGTTGTTACGAGGATGACGATCCTGCTGTCATAGCAGAGAACGCTGGATTCCACTCTGAGAGCTGCAGTGAAGCAGAAGAGTCAACCCAAGAGGACTTGTCTGTGgagtcagaaaatgaaaatgcagcactgaaaaagcaaaaagccagtGATTCAGATGAAACAGGCACACTGAGAAAGCGCAACACAAAAGGACTTGAGTAA